Proteins found in one Lycium ferocissimum isolate CSIRO_LF1 chromosome 6, AGI_CSIRO_Lferr_CH_V1, whole genome shotgun sequence genomic segment:
- the LOC132060248 gene encoding uncharacterized protein LOC132060248, with amino-acid sequence MGMGKWVTIGVIVAIIAMMKGLSSQLGFEKEATIEWLKQMSDRLGNWAIPAYVGLHTVTLALCLPYAVFFEAGASLLFGFFPAVLCVFCAKILGASLSFWIGRFVFRSSSSAVGWAQNNKYFHVLSRGVERDGWKFVLLARFSPIPSYVINYALAATKVRFFLDFLLPTAVGCLPMILQNTSIGSLAGAAVSSGSGSKSSNLWSYIFPLLGICASILISLRVKKYSKDIAVAETVPTEDNDSNILSERKKGKGLKKQ; translated from the exons ATGGGTATGGGAAAATGGGTAACAATAGGAGTTATAGTAGCGATAATTGCAATGATGAAAGGATTAAGCAGCCAATTAGGTTTTGAAAAAGAGGCAACAATTGAATGGTTGAAACAAATGTCAGATCGGTTAGGAAATTGGGCAATACCTGCATATGTAGGTCTTCATACAGTTACATTAGCTCTTTGTCTTCCTTATGCTGTCTTCTTTGAAGCTGGTGCTTCTCTCCTTTTTGGGTTCTTTCCAGCTGTTTTGTGTGTGTTCTGTGCTAAAATTCTTGGCGCATCTCTCTCTTTTTGGATCGGAAG GTTTGTGTTTCGGAGTTCCAGCTCTGCTGTAGGGTGGGCGCAAAACAACAAGTACTTCCATGTTCTTTCAAGGGGTGTTGAACGAGATGGATGGAAATTCGTACTTCTTGCCCGTTTCTCACCTATACCTTCTTATGTCATCAACTATGCCTTGGCAGCCACCAAAGTTAGGTTCTTCCTGGATTTCCTGCTTCCAACAGCAGTCGGCTGCCTGCCAATGATTTTGCAGAATACATCTATCGGCAGTCTGGCCGGTGCTGCTGTATCCTCCGGCTCTGGATCTAAATCATCCAATTTATGGTCATACATCTTTCCTCTTCTTGGGATCTGTGCAAGTATCCTCATATCTTTGAGGGTGAAAAAGTACTCCAAGGATATCGCAGTTGCTGAAACAGTTCCTACAGAGGATAACGACAGCAATATATTGTCTGAaaggaaaaaagggaaaggCTTGAAGAAACAGtaa
- the LOC132060971 gene encoding xyloglucan endotransglucosylase protein 2-like encodes MGFKWMILLVVCVLFIGGAMGVKPKKPVDVPFGRNYEPSWALDHIKYINGGSEIQLNLDNRTGTGFQSKGSYLFGHFAMHIKMVAGDSAGTVTAFYLSSQNNEHDEIDFEFLGNKTGEPYILQTNVYTGGKGDKEQRIYLWFDPTKDYHTYSVLWNLHQIVFFVDEYPIRVFKNSKDIGVKFPFDQPMKIYSSLWEADDWATRGGLEKIDWSNAPFVASYRGFHIDGCESSVNAKYCATQGKSWWDQKEFQDLDKYQWRLLRRVRDKYTIYNYCTDKKRFPTMPPECKRDRDVPRNSKKN; translated from the exons ATGGGCTTCAAATGGATGATTTTGTTGGTGGTGTGTGTGCTATTTATAGGAGGAGCAATGGGGGTTAAGCCTAAGAAGCCAGTGGATGTGCCATTTGGAAGAAACTATGAGCCTAGTTGGGCTTTGGATCATATCAAATACATCAATGGTGGTTCTGAGATCCAGCTCAACCTTGACAATCGCACTG GTACTGGCTTCCAGTCAAAAGGATCTTATTTATTTGGGCACTTTGCCATGCACATAAAGATGGTTGCTGGTGATTCTGCAGGCACTGTCACTGCTTTCTAT CTATCTTCTCAAAATAACGAGCATGATGAAATAGACTTCGAGTTCTTGGGAAACAAAACAGGTGAACCATACATTTTACAAACAAATGTATACACTGGAGGGAAAGGTGACAAGGAACAGAGGATTTACTTATGGTTTGATCCAACCAAAGATTATCACACCTACTCTGTCTTGTGGAATCTTCACCAGATTGT GTTCTTTGTGGATGAATACCCCATAAGAGTGTTTAAGAACAGCAAGGACATAGGTGTCAAATTCCCATTTGACCAACCAATGAAGATATACTCAAGCTTATGGGAAGCAGATGATTGGGCCACAAGAGGTGGATTAGAGAAAATTGATTGGTCCAATGCACCCTTTGTTGCCTCTTATAGAGGCTTTCACATTGATGGTTGTGAATCCTCTGTCAATGCCAAATATTGTGCCACTCAAGGTAAAAGTTGGTGGGATCAAAAGGAATTTCAAGATTTGGACAAGTACCAATGGAGACTTTTGAGAAGGGTTAGAGACAAGTATACAATTTATAACTATTGTACTGATAAAAAGAGGTTCCCCACAATGCCACCAGAGTGTAAGAGGGACAGAGATGtaccaagaaattcaaaaaagaattaa